The following are from one region of the Elgaria multicarinata webbii isolate HBS135686 ecotype San Diego chromosome 13, rElgMul1.1.pri, whole genome shotgun sequence genome:
- the LOC134408215 gene encoding cytochrome P450 2G1-like isoform X3 has product MRFNLREKYGPVFTVYFGTRPIVVLCGHDAVKEALIDKAEEFSGRKTNPTLERTFQGHGVVFSEGERWKQMRRFSLTVLRNFGMGKKTIEERIKEEAQFLLEEFQKTNQKPFDPTYYLSRAVANVICSIVFGDRFDYKDKEFQSLLEMIYNTFKETSTARAQLYDMYVEVLKYFPGPETKIYNMLDNMRVFIAKRVKENQKTLDPNSPRDFIDCFLIQMEKEKDNPSSEFNIKNLELTTLNLFFGGTETVSSTLRYGFLLLMKYPDVQAKMHEEIDQVIGQNRVPNIEDRSQMPYVDAVIHEVQRVSDLLPMDVPHSVIRDTEFRGYIIPKGTEIYPLLNTVLNDPTKFDTPDAFNPGHFLDEDGRFKKNDAFVPFSSGKRICLGEALARMELFLFFTTILQRFRLKPLQAPQDIDTTPQESGVANIPPLYQLSVIPR; this is encoded by the exons ATGCggtttaat TTGCGTGAAAAATATGGGCCAGTGTTCACGGTCTATTTTGGAACACGTCCCATTGTGGTCTTATGTGGACACGATGCCGTGAAGGAGGCCCTGATAGACAAGGCGGAAGAATTCAGTGGAAGGAAAACCAACCCTACCCTAGAAAGGACCTTCCAAGGACACG GGGTGGTCTTTTCCGAAGGGGAGCGCTGGAAGCAGATGCGACGGTTCTCTCTCACTGTCCTGAGGAATTTCggcatggggaaaaaaaccattgAGGAGCGGATCAAGGAAGAGGCCCAATTCCTGCTGGAAGAATTTCAGAAGACCAACC AGAAGCCCTTCGACCCCACCTACTACCTCAGCCGCGCCGTCGCCAACGTCATTTGCTCCATCGTCTTTGGCGACCGCTTTGACTACAAGGACAAAGAATTCCAGTCCCTCTTGGAGATGATATACAACACTTTCAAGGAGACCAGCACAGCCAGGGCTCAG TTATACGACATGTATGTTGAGGTCCTGAAGTACTTTCCAGGGCCTGAGACCAAGATCTACAACATGCTGGATAACATGAGGGTCTTCATTGCCAAAAGAGTGAAGGAGAACCAGAAGACCCTTGACCCCAACTCCCCTCGGGACTTCATCGACTGCTTCCTCATCCAGATGGAGAAG GAGAAAGACAACCCATCCAGTGAATTCAACATCAAGAACCTGGAGCTCACCACCCTTAACTTGTTCTTTGGTGGGACGGAGACCGTCAGCTCCACCCTGAGATATGGTTTTCTGCTGCTGATGAAATACCCCGACGTGCAAg CAAAGATGCACGAGGAAATTGACCAAGTGATTGGCCAGAACCGTGTCCCAAACATTGAGGACCGGAGCCAGATGCCCTACGTGGACGCCGTCATCCACGAAGTGCAGAGGGTCAGCGACCTCCTCCCCATGGATGTGCCCCACTCAGTTATCCGCGACACCGAATTCCGAGGCTACATCATCCCTAAG GGGACAGAAATCTACCCTTTGCTGAATACTGTGCTGAATGACCCCACAAAGTTTGATACCCCAGATGCCTTCAACCCAGGGCATTTCCTGGATGAGGATGGACGCTTCAAGAAGAACGACGCCTTTGTGCCCTTCTCCTCAG GCAAGCGGATCTGCCTGGGCGAAGCGCTGGCCCGCATGgagctcttcctcttcttcaccaccatCCTGCAGAGATTCCGGCTGAAGCCCCTCCAGGCCCCCCAGGACATTGACACAACCCCCCAGGAGAGCGGCGTTGCCAACATCCCGCCCCTCTACCAGCTCTCCGTCATCCCGCGTTGA
- the LOC134408215 gene encoding cytochrome P450 2G1-like isoform X2 has product MELAGTVTLFLVIYLSCLVIISAKKKIARKGTLPPGPTPLPLIGNFLQIKSGKILQSLLKLREKYGPVFTVYFGTRPIVVLCGHDAVKEALIDKAEEFSGRKTNPTLERTFQGHEKPFDPTYYLSRAVANVICSIVFGDRFDYKDKEFQSLLEMIYNTFKETSTARAQLYDMYVEVLKYFPGPETKIYNMLDNMRVFIAKRVKENQKTLDPNSPRDFIDCFLIQMEKEKDNPSSEFNIKNLELTTLNLFFGGTETVSSTLRYGFLLLMKYPDVQAKMHEEIDQVIGQNRVPNIEDRSQMPYVDAVIHEVQRVSDLLPMDVPHSVIRDTEFRGYIIPKGTEIYPLLNTVLNDPTKFDTPDAFNPGHFLDEDGRFKKNDAFVPFSSGKRICLGEALARMELFLFFTTILQRFRLKPLQAPQDIDTTPQESGVANIPPLYQLSVIPR; this is encoded by the exons ATGGAGCTGGCAGGTACAGTCACCCTCTTCCTCGTCATCTACCTGTCCTGTCTTGTCATCATATcagcaaagaaaaaaatagcacgcAAGGGGACGCTACCCCCCGGACCCACCCCTCTGCCTCTGATAGGGAATTTCCTGCAGATCAAGTCaggaaaaatcctacaatcccTTCTAAAG TTGCGTGAAAAATATGGGCCAGTGTTCACGGTCTATTTTGGAACACGTCCCATTGTGGTCTTATGTGGACACGATGCCGTGAAGGAGGCCCTGATAGACAAGGCGGAAGAATTCAGTGGAAGGAAAACCAACCCTACCCTAGAAAGGACCTTCCAAGGACACG AGAAGCCCTTCGACCCCACCTACTACCTCAGCCGCGCCGTCGCCAACGTCATTTGCTCCATCGTCTTTGGCGACCGCTTTGACTACAAGGACAAAGAATTCCAGTCCCTCTTGGAGATGATATACAACACTTTCAAGGAGACCAGCACAGCCAGGGCTCAG TTATACGACATGTATGTTGAGGTCCTGAAGTACTTTCCAGGGCCTGAGACCAAGATCTACAACATGCTGGATAACATGAGGGTCTTCATTGCCAAAAGAGTGAAGGAGAACCAGAAGACCCTTGACCCCAACTCCCCTCGGGACTTCATCGACTGCTTCCTCATCCAGATGGAGAAG GAGAAAGACAACCCATCCAGTGAATTCAACATCAAGAACCTGGAGCTCACCACCCTTAACTTGTTCTTTGGTGGGACGGAGACCGTCAGCTCCACCCTGAGATATGGTTTTCTGCTGCTGATGAAATACCCCGACGTGCAAg CAAAGATGCACGAGGAAATTGACCAAGTGATTGGCCAGAACCGTGTCCCAAACATTGAGGACCGGAGCCAGATGCCCTACGTGGACGCCGTCATCCACGAAGTGCAGAGGGTCAGCGACCTCCTCCCCATGGATGTGCCCCACTCAGTTATCCGCGACACCGAATTCCGAGGCTACATCATCCCTAAG GGGACAGAAATCTACCCTTTGCTGAATACTGTGCTGAATGACCCCACAAAGTTTGATACCCCAGATGCCTTCAACCCAGGGCATTTCCTGGATGAGGATGGACGCTTCAAGAAGAACGACGCCTTTGTGCCCTTCTCCTCAG GCAAGCGGATCTGCCTGGGCGAAGCGCTGGCCCGCATGgagctcttcctcttcttcaccaccatCCTGCAGAGATTCCGGCTGAAGCCCCTCCAGGCCCCCCAGGACATTGACACAACCCCCCAGGAGAGCGGCGTTGCCAACATCCCGCCCCTCTACCAGCTCTCCGTCATCCCGCGTTGA
- the LOC134408215 gene encoding cytochrome P450 2G1-like isoform X1 yields MELAGTVTLFLVIYLSCLVIISAKKKIARKGTLPPGPTPLPLIGNFLQIKSGKILQSLLKLREKYGPVFTVYFGTRPIVVLCGHDAVKEALIDKAEEFSGRKTNPTLERTFQGHGVVFSEGERWKQMRRFSLTVLRNFGMGKKTIEERIKEEAQFLLEEFQKTNQKPFDPTYYLSRAVANVICSIVFGDRFDYKDKEFQSLLEMIYNTFKETSTARAQLYDMYVEVLKYFPGPETKIYNMLDNMRVFIAKRVKENQKTLDPNSPRDFIDCFLIQMEKEKDNPSSEFNIKNLELTTLNLFFGGTETVSSTLRYGFLLLMKYPDVQAKMHEEIDQVIGQNRVPNIEDRSQMPYVDAVIHEVQRVSDLLPMDVPHSVIRDTEFRGYIIPKGTEIYPLLNTVLNDPTKFDTPDAFNPGHFLDEDGRFKKNDAFVPFSSGKRICLGEALARMELFLFFTTILQRFRLKPLQAPQDIDTTPQESGVANIPPLYQLSVIPR; encoded by the exons ATGGAGCTGGCAGGTACAGTCACCCTCTTCCTCGTCATCTACCTGTCCTGTCTTGTCATCATATcagcaaagaaaaaaatagcacgcAAGGGGACGCTACCCCCCGGACCCACCCCTCTGCCTCTGATAGGGAATTTCCTGCAGATCAAGTCaggaaaaatcctacaatcccTTCTAAAG TTGCGTGAAAAATATGGGCCAGTGTTCACGGTCTATTTTGGAACACGTCCCATTGTGGTCTTATGTGGACACGATGCCGTGAAGGAGGCCCTGATAGACAAGGCGGAAGAATTCAGTGGAAGGAAAACCAACCCTACCCTAGAAAGGACCTTCCAAGGACACG GGGTGGTCTTTTCCGAAGGGGAGCGCTGGAAGCAGATGCGACGGTTCTCTCTCACTGTCCTGAGGAATTTCggcatggggaaaaaaaccattgAGGAGCGGATCAAGGAAGAGGCCCAATTCCTGCTGGAAGAATTTCAGAAGACCAACC AGAAGCCCTTCGACCCCACCTACTACCTCAGCCGCGCCGTCGCCAACGTCATTTGCTCCATCGTCTTTGGCGACCGCTTTGACTACAAGGACAAAGAATTCCAGTCCCTCTTGGAGATGATATACAACACTTTCAAGGAGACCAGCACAGCCAGGGCTCAG TTATACGACATGTATGTTGAGGTCCTGAAGTACTTTCCAGGGCCTGAGACCAAGATCTACAACATGCTGGATAACATGAGGGTCTTCATTGCCAAAAGAGTGAAGGAGAACCAGAAGACCCTTGACCCCAACTCCCCTCGGGACTTCATCGACTGCTTCCTCATCCAGATGGAGAAG GAGAAAGACAACCCATCCAGTGAATTCAACATCAAGAACCTGGAGCTCACCACCCTTAACTTGTTCTTTGGTGGGACGGAGACCGTCAGCTCCACCCTGAGATATGGTTTTCTGCTGCTGATGAAATACCCCGACGTGCAAg CAAAGATGCACGAGGAAATTGACCAAGTGATTGGCCAGAACCGTGTCCCAAACATTGAGGACCGGAGCCAGATGCCCTACGTGGACGCCGTCATCCACGAAGTGCAGAGGGTCAGCGACCTCCTCCCCATGGATGTGCCCCACTCAGTTATCCGCGACACCGAATTCCGAGGCTACATCATCCCTAAG GGGACAGAAATCTACCCTTTGCTGAATACTGTGCTGAATGACCCCACAAAGTTTGATACCCCAGATGCCTTCAACCCAGGGCATTTCCTGGATGAGGATGGACGCTTCAAGAAGAACGACGCCTTTGTGCCCTTCTCCTCAG GCAAGCGGATCTGCCTGGGCGAAGCGCTGGCCCGCATGgagctcttcctcttcttcaccaccatCCTGCAGAGATTCCGGCTGAAGCCCCTCCAGGCCCCCCAGGACATTGACACAACCCCCCAGGAGAGCGGCGTTGCCAACATCCCGCCCCTCTACCAGCTCTCCGTCATCCCGCGTTGA